In Limanda limanda chromosome 23, fLimLim1.1, whole genome shotgun sequence, a genomic segment contains:
- the mettl21a gene encoding protein N-lysine methyltransferase METTL21A has product MALVPYVENSSPLLSKFHSASAEFQFRSHRVTVSQDWRTHGVAAVLWDAAVVLSVFMEQGGALDLKGKRVIELGAGTGLVGIVAALLGAEVTVTDRAPALDLLSSNVKSNLPPGCEGSATVSELTWGQGLERFPPGGFDLVLGADIVYLEDTFVPLLETLEHLSSDATAVLLACKIRYERDTRFLDLLRQRFLVEEVLYDQQRDIHVYQARKLPDPRAEL; this is encoded by the exons aTGGCGCTGGTTCCGTACGTAGAGAACAGTTCTCCTCTCCTGTCGAAGTTCCACAGCGCGTCCGCCGAGTTCCAGTTCCGGTCCCATCGCGTCACCGTGTCCCaggactggaggacacatggAGTCGCTGCTGTGCTGTGGGACGCG gctgtgGTCCTGTCCGTGTTCatggagcaggggggggcgCTGGACCTGAAGGGGAAGCGGGTGATTGAACTGGGAGCTGGAACTGGACTGGTGGGGATCGTAGCTGCTTTACTGG gagcGGAGGTGACCGTCACGGACCGGGCGCCGGCCCTggacctcctctcctccaacGTGAAGTCCAACCTGCCCCCGGGCTGCGAGGGCTCGGCCACGGTGTCGGAGCTGACCTGGGGTCAGGGCCTGGAGCGCTTCCCCCCCGGGGGGTTCGACCTGGTGCTGGGGGCGGACATCGTCTACCTGGAGGACACGTTCGTCCCGCTGCTGGAGACGCTGGAGCACCTGAGCTCGGACGCCACCGCCGTGCTGCTGGCGTGCAAGATCCGCTACGAGCGGGACACGCGCTTCCTGGACCTGCTGAGGCAGCGCttcctggtggaggaggtgctCTACGACCAGCAGAGGGACATCCACGTCTACCAGGCCCGGAAGCTGCCGGACCCCCGGGCCGAGTTATGA
- the LOC132996621 gene encoding cyclic AMP-responsive element-binding protein 1-like, translating to MKMEAGAETLQAGDTVAVSESEAQHITLAQATGGSTVTLVQLPNGQTVQVHGVIQAAQPSVIQSPQVQTVQISTVAESEDSQESVDSVTDCQKRREILSRRPSYRKILNDLSSDPPAVPRIEEEKSEDDSAPTITTVTMPTPIYQTSSGQYIAITQGGAIQLANNGTDGLQTLTMANAGGQSGATILQYAQTSDGQQILVPSNQVVVQAASGDVQAYQIRTAPTSSISSGVVMATSPTLGSGGGAPEEVTRKREVRLMKNREAARECRRKKKEYVKCLENRVAVLENQNKTLIEELKALKDLYCHKSE from the exons ATGAAGATGGAGGCCGGAGCGGAGACTCTGCAGGCCGGGGACACGGTGGCTGTCTCCGAGTCTGAGGCCCAGCACATCACCCTGGCCCAG GCCACCGGGGGTTCCACCGTCACCCTGGTGCAGCTTCCCAACGGGCAGACGGTGCAGGTGCACGGGGTGATCCAGGCTGCTCAGCCCTCGGTGATCCAGTCCCCTCAGGTCCAGACCGTCCAG ATCTCCACGGTTGCTGAGAGCGAGGACTCCCAGGAGTCTGTGGACAGCGTCACCGACTgtcagaagaggagagagatccTGTCCAGACGACCGTCCTACAG GAAGATCCTGAACGACCTGTCGTCGGACCCCCCCGCCGTGCCCCGAATCGAGGAGGAGAAGTCCGAGGACGACTCGGCCCCCACCATCACCACCGTCACCATGCCGACGCCCATCTACCAGACCAGCAGCGGCCAGTACA TCGCCATCACGCAGGGCGGGGCCATCCAGCTGGCCAATAACGGCACAGATGGGCTGCAGACTCTGACCATGGCCAACGCCGGGGGCCAGTCGGGCGCCACCATCCTGCAGTACGCCCAGACCAGCGACGGCCAGCAGATCCTGGTGCCTAGCAACCAAGTGGTCGTACAAG CTGCTTCTGGAGACGTCCAGGCGTATCAGATCCGCACGGCGCCCACCAGCTCCATCTCGTCCGGCGTGGTGATGGCTACCTCGCCCACTCTGGGCTCAGGGGGAGGAGCCCCAGAGGAGGTCACGCGTAAAAGGGAGGTCCGGCTTATGAAAAACAG AGAAGCGGCTCGCGAGTGTCGCCGGAAGAAGAAGGAGTACGTCAAGTGTCTGGAGAACCGCGTGGCCGTGCTGGAGAACCAGAACAAAACCCTCATCGAGGAACTGAAAGCCCTCAAAGACTTGTACTGCCACAAATCAGAGTAG